One window of Streptomyces sp. SUK 48 genomic DNA carries:
- a CDS encoding DUF6271 family protein, producing the protein MKHRICLCLPTNRACPATITALHQEAAYAVRHFGADVHLLILDSADAPTRADHLRVIAALPETPQVTVHHLDEDQQRSRLSELIKTAGLPSDLVHLLLPPAVSYGACTNRAFLFAAALGCRSLHRRDSDSTYQLHAEQPVFPIHHELPWLGRPAAEATAAGQYTDLDPAHAHRPVSLAGASFIGELSVDIAEIRHLDPAVYHDVVSLWAPADWPEERKRDLVAESFTGAGTAPFTGDRSTLTLVDPMRVDMCNIAFDRAVYESVPLPPATDTIGSDYFLLHLVHDATLPGILHNRHIENFHTPERRTPTGFLAYQRRFVKFLLSMRYFHHVYDRMTAEGAALLDDDGRLRPDRITAFLRESTTLDPTENIWRLDRLDTSYRKLGGRYAEFADRLGDERDRLLTEAASDITAYADLIDAWPALIKAIRA; encoded by the coding sequence GTGAAGCACCGCATCTGCCTCTGCCTGCCCACCAACCGGGCCTGCCCCGCGACGATCACCGCCCTGCACCAGGAGGCCGCCTACGCGGTCCGCCACTTCGGCGCGGACGTCCACCTCCTGATCCTCGACTCGGCCGACGCCCCCACCCGCGCCGACCACCTCCGGGTGATCGCCGCGCTCCCCGAGACCCCCCAGGTGACCGTCCACCACCTGGACGAGGACCAACAGCGCTCCCGCCTCAGCGAGTTGATCAAGACAGCGGGGCTGCCCTCCGACCTTGTCCACCTGCTGCTCCCGCCCGCCGTCTCCTACGGCGCCTGCACCAACCGCGCCTTCCTGTTCGCCGCCGCGCTCGGCTGCCGTTCCCTGCACCGCAGGGACTCGGACAGCACCTACCAACTGCACGCCGAACAACCGGTGTTCCCCATCCACCACGAACTGCCCTGGCTGGGCCGCCCCGCCGCCGAGGCGACGGCCGCCGGCCAGTACACCGACCTGGACCCGGCCCACGCCCACCGCCCGGTCTCCCTGGCGGGTGCCTCCTTCATCGGTGAACTCTCCGTCGACATCGCCGAGATACGCCATCTGGACCCGGCGGTCTACCACGACGTGGTCAGCCTCTGGGCGCCCGCCGACTGGCCGGAGGAGCGCAAGCGGGACCTGGTCGCCGAGTCCTTCACGGGCGCGGGGACCGCCCCGTTCACCGGGGACCGCTCGACCCTCACCCTGGTCGACCCGATGCGCGTCGACATGTGCAACATCGCCTTCGACCGGGCCGTCTACGAGAGCGTCCCGCTGCCGCCCGCCACGGACACCATCGGCAGCGACTACTTCCTCCTCCACCTGGTCCACGACGCCACCTTGCCCGGCATCCTCCACAACCGGCACATCGAGAACTTCCACACCCCCGAACGGCGCACCCCCACCGGCTTCCTTGCCTATCAGCGCCGCTTCGTGAAGTTCCTGCTGTCGATGCGCTACTTCCACCACGTCTACGACCGCATGACCGCCGAGGGCGCCGCCCTCCTGGACGACGACGGCCGGCTCCGCCCCGACCGGATCACCGCGTTCCTCCGCGAGAGCACCACCCTGGACCCCACCGAGAACATCTGGCGCCTGGACCGCCTGGACACGTCGTACCGCAAACTGGGCGGCAGATACGCGGAGTTCGCCGACCGACTGGGCGACGAACGCGACCGGTTGCTGACCGAGGCCGCCTCGGACATCACGGCCTACGCGGACCTGATCGACGCCTGGCCCGCACTGATCAAGGCGATCCGCGCATGA
- a CDS encoding MFS transporter — protein sequence MPTLSFSRAKWSIAALFCFLGFQYGTWVSRLPALKTRLDLGAGEVGLLLMACGAGAAAAFPLVAVLMRRLGSRTLSLASALALIVVLAALSVVPNYPLALLAVCADGVAVGCLNVAMNAQGAALESSYDRTAMSQLHATFSAGLLTAALLTSGVTSLTPSVPVHFTVAGAVLLLLLAGAHRGLLPDAPAPKETATVTAEKRRARRWSLPSGLTLLMGCAMTFGTITEGAMNDWSTLYLKDTVKASSTVAPLGIAVVSATMLLARACADRWRDRWGDGPVVRAGSALAAAGLGIALLTGGVPVTLLGFACVGLGAAAITPCVYVAAADRGSDALSLVAAMGTTGLLAGPALIGFVATAGGLTLGMTVVAASALAVTATAFWIPWNIRTSPQRDPIRTNLDHEEVKTPH from the coding sequence ATGCCCACCCTCTCCTTCTCCCGCGCGAAGTGGTCGATCGCGGCCCTGTTCTGCTTCCTCGGCTTCCAGTACGGCACCTGGGTCTCCCGCCTCCCCGCGCTGAAGACCCGCCTCGACCTGGGAGCCGGGGAAGTGGGCCTCCTCCTGATGGCCTGCGGCGCGGGCGCGGCGGCCGCGTTCCCGCTGGTCGCGGTCCTGATGCGGCGCCTGGGCTCACGCACCCTGTCGCTCGCCTCGGCGCTGGCCCTGATCGTCGTACTGGCCGCGCTGTCGGTCGTACCGAACTACCCCCTGGCCCTCCTCGCGGTCTGCGCCGACGGTGTCGCGGTGGGCTGCCTCAACGTCGCCATGAACGCGCAGGGCGCAGCGCTGGAGTCGTCGTACGACCGCACGGCCATGTCCCAGCTCCACGCCACCTTCAGCGCGGGCCTGCTCACCGCGGCCCTGCTGACCTCCGGCGTCACCAGCCTGACGCCCTCCGTCCCGGTCCATTTCACCGTCGCGGGCGCGGTGTTGCTCCTGCTGCTGGCGGGCGCCCACCGGGGCCTGCTCCCCGACGCGCCCGCGCCGAAGGAGACCGCGACGGTGACGGCGGAGAAGCGGCGCGCACGACGCTGGTCCCTCCCCTCCGGCCTGACCCTCCTCATGGGCTGCGCCATGACCTTCGGCACGATCACCGAGGGCGCGATGAACGACTGGTCGACCCTCTACCTGAAGGACACCGTCAAGGCGTCCTCGACGGTCGCCCCGCTGGGCATCGCGGTGGTCTCCGCGACGATGCTGCTGGCCCGCGCGTGCGCCGACCGCTGGCGCGACCGCTGGGGCGACGGCCCGGTGGTGCGCGCGGGCAGCGCGCTCGCCGCCGCCGGACTGGGAATCGCGCTGCTGACCGGCGGGGTGCCCGTCACACTCCTCGGCTTCGCCTGCGTCGGCCTCGGCGCGGCCGCCATCACGCCGTGCGTGTACGTCGCCGCCGCCGACCGCGGCTCCGACGCGCTGTCCCTGGTCGCCGCCATGGGCACCACGGGCCTGCTGGCCGGCCCCGCCCTGATCGGCTTCGTGGCGACGGCGGGCGGCCTGACCCTGGGCATGACCGTGGTCGCCGCCTCAGCCCTCGCGGTCACCGCGACCGCGTTCTGGATCCCCTGGAACATCCGTACGTCCCCGCAGCGAGACCCGATCCGGACCAACCTGGATCACGAAGAGGTGAAGACTCCTCATTGA
- a CDS encoding LuxR family transcriptional regulator, with translation MLLLRAARGDSAPAVRRIAHGVLSVPRAPYGSPPWYHALLALLWTGEVDDALRRMDTEVRLARAEGDVPRSAESLAVRGLVQLHRGLLTEARDDAGEALELLSRIGADGHHTGALARAVLIDVALEKDDVAGASALLDEAPVPEDRPVTWWQLHLLHSAGRALARLGETRRGLALVDRCAAELERRGVVNPAPLPWRSTRSALLLALGDTAGARRIAQEEVELAARWGAPFALGRALVARAAAGSGREALQLAGRAVGLLEPAQTPLLFAHALHAAGTAHRRTGNAGRARELLHRANEVGISLGAEGLVAAVQRELRGAGGRPDPRKDSAESLLTPTERQVSELAARGLSNRGIAQLLKVSLRNVESHLTHSYRKLRISGRHELARFFPPDEEPAPAPVPFLPHRTAFTPLPRTG, from the coding sequence GTGCTGCTGCTGCGTGCCGCCCGCGGCGACTCGGCGCCCGCGGTACGGCGGATAGCCCACGGCGTCCTGTCCGTCCCGCGTGCCCCGTACGGCTCGCCGCCCTGGTACCACGCGCTGCTCGCCCTGCTGTGGACGGGCGAGGTGGACGACGCCCTGCGGCGCATGGACACCGAGGTGCGGCTCGCGCGCGCCGAGGGCGATGTGCCCCGCAGCGCCGAATCGCTCGCCGTGCGCGGCCTCGTGCAGCTGCACCGGGGGCTGCTGACGGAGGCCAGGGACGACGCCGGGGAGGCGCTGGAGCTGCTGTCCCGGATCGGCGCCGACGGCCACCACACCGGGGCGCTCGCGCGCGCCGTGCTCATCGATGTGGCCCTGGAGAAGGACGATGTCGCCGGTGCCAGCGCTCTCCTCGACGAGGCGCCGGTGCCCGAGGACCGGCCCGTCACGTGGTGGCAGCTGCATCTGCTGCACAGTGCCGGGCGGGCGCTGGCGCGGCTCGGCGAGACCCGGCGCGGGCTCGCCCTGGTCGACCGGTGCGCGGCGGAGCTGGAACGCCGGGGGGTGGTCAACCCGGCGCCCCTGCCCTGGCGTTCGACCCGGTCCGCACTCCTGCTGGCCCTCGGCGACACGGCGGGGGCCCGCCGGATCGCCCAGGAGGAGGTGGAGTTGGCCGCCCGCTGGGGAGCGCCCTTCGCCCTGGGCCGGGCCCTGGTGGCGCGGGCCGCGGCCGGCTCGGGCCGCGAGGCGCTCCAGCTCGCCGGACGGGCCGTGGGACTCCTCGAACCCGCCCAGACGCCCCTGCTGTTCGCCCACGCCCTGCACGCGGCGGGTACCGCCCACCGGCGCACCGGCAACGCGGGACGCGCCCGCGAACTGCTGCACCGGGCCAACGAGGTCGGGATCTCGCTGGGTGCCGAGGGCCTGGTCGCGGCGGTGCAGCGGGAGCTGCGGGGCGCGGGGGGCCGGCCGGACCCGCGCAAGGACTCCGCGGAGTCGCTGCTGACGCCCACCGAACGGCAGGTCTCCGAGCTGGCCGCACGCGGGCTGAGCAACCGCGGCATCGCCCAGCTGCTGAAGGTCAGCCTGCGCAATGTCGAGTCCCATCTCACCCACTCCTACCGGAAGTTGCGCATCAGCGGGCGCCATGAGCTGGCCAGGTTCTTCCCACCCGACGAGGAGCCCGCCCCGGCCCCGGTACCGTTCCTCCCGCACCGGACGGCGTTCACTCCGCTGCCGCGGACGGGGTGA
- a CDS encoding glycoside hydrolase family 3 N-terminal domain-containing protein, which translates to MTTLATTGSDSGAAAGDALTRDALAVLQPGFDGTTAPDWVRRRIDEGLASVALFGRNVVTEDQVTALTAQLRAERDDLLVAIDEESGDVTRLDVRTGSSFPGNHALGAVDDPDLTRAVSRELGRRLAACGVNFDWAPSADVNANADNPVIGVRSFGAATDLVARHTAAWVEGLQSTGVAACTKHFPGHGDTNIDSHHAVPRIDVDAETLFARELPPFRAAIAAGTRAIMSAHILVPALDPDRPGTLSRRILTELLRGELGYQGLIVTDGMEMRAISGTYGLEHGVVLAIAAGADAICVGGGLCDEGTVLGLRDALVAAVRSGELPEERLADAAARVRELARWTAGARGDAARTEPAPEVGLTAARRALRVTRSGAAVPVDSPVYVAQFNPEPNIAVGDQTPWGVTDELRRLVPGSTDGSFTGTDAGALALAAAGDRRIVAVVRDEHRHDWMRSALDTLLAARPDTVVVEMGLPQAAPRGAAHIATYGAARVCGVAAAEAVVKG; encoded by the coding sequence ATGACCACACTCGCCACCACCGGGTCCGACAGCGGCGCCGCCGCGGGTGACGCCCTGACCCGCGACGCCCTCGCGGTGCTCCAGCCCGGCTTCGACGGCACCACCGCCCCCGACTGGGTGCGCCGCCGCATCGACGAGGGACTCGCCTCCGTCGCCCTGTTCGGCCGCAATGTCGTCACCGAGGACCAGGTCACCGCCCTGACCGCGCAGTTGCGCGCCGAGCGGGACGACCTCCTGGTCGCCATCGACGAGGAGAGCGGCGACGTCACCCGCCTCGACGTGCGCACCGGCTCCTCCTTCCCCGGCAACCACGCCCTCGGCGCCGTCGACGACCCGGACCTCACCCGCGCCGTCTCCCGCGAGCTGGGCCGCCGCCTGGCCGCCTGCGGCGTCAACTTCGACTGGGCGCCCTCCGCGGACGTCAACGCGAACGCCGACAACCCGGTCATCGGCGTCCGCTCCTTCGGCGCCGCCACCGACCTCGTCGCCCGGCACACCGCCGCCTGGGTCGAGGGCCTCCAGTCCACCGGCGTCGCCGCCTGCACCAAGCACTTCCCGGGCCACGGCGACACCAACATCGACTCCCACCACGCCGTACCCCGCATCGACGTCGACGCCGAGACCCTCTTCGCGCGCGAACTGCCCCCGTTCCGCGCGGCGATCGCCGCCGGCACCCGGGCCATCATGAGCGCGCACATCCTCGTCCCGGCCCTGGACCCCGACCGCCCCGGCACCCTCTCCCGCCGCATCCTCACCGAGCTGCTGCGCGGCGAACTCGGCTACCAGGGCCTGATCGTCACCGACGGCATGGAGATGCGCGCCATCTCCGGCACCTACGGCCTGGAACACGGCGTGGTCCTCGCCATCGCGGCCGGCGCCGACGCCATCTGCGTGGGCGGCGGGCTGTGCGACGAGGGCACCGTGCTCGGCCTGCGGGACGCCCTCGTGGCCGCCGTGCGCTCCGGCGAACTGCCCGAGGAGCGGCTCGCCGACGCGGCCGCCCGGGTACGGGAGCTGGCCCGCTGGACGGCCGGTGCGCGCGGCGACGCGGCCCGCACCGAACCGGCGCCGGAGGTCGGCCTGACGGCCGCGCGCCGGGCGCTGAGAGTGACCCGCTCCGGGGCGGCCGTCCCCGTCGACTCCCCGGTCTACGTCGCCCAGTTCAACCCCGAGCCCAACATCGCCGTCGGCGACCAGACCCCCTGGGGCGTCACCGACGAGCTGAGACGGCTGGTGCCCGGCAGCACGGACGGCTCCTTCACCGGCACGGACGCGGGCGCCCTCGCCCTCGCCGCCGCGGGCGACCGCCGGATCGTCGCCGTCGTCCGCGACGAACACCGCCACGACTGGATGCGCTCCGCCCTCGACACCCTCCTCGCCGCCCGCCCCGACACCGTTGTCGTGGAGATGGGCCTGCCCCAGGCGGCACCGCGGGGAGCCGCGCACATCGCCACGTACGGCGCCGCGCGCGTGTGCGGGGTGGCGGCGGCGGAGGCGGTCGTGAAGGGCTGA
- a CDS encoding type III PLP-dependent enzyme has translation MSAPEWRGEPRAQPRRTRTRPTALPGTLTGELAAATTDRIIYDLTGIEHQYDSLRTELPGTDIRFALKACPVDDVLHCLAARGAGFDAASPAEIAQALRTGADPSRIHYGNTIKSDRDIAEAHRHGIRTFATDSVEDVTAIARHASGARVFCRLATSGEGALWGLNRKFGCAPEDAVHILETARSAGLTPAGLSVHVGSQQMTAEGWQAAFDLLAETLTALAGRGIVPDHINLGGGLPALGYRDLHGDPLDPPLDKIFAVLREGMDRLRALAPVTFVMEPGRHLVADHGAVRAHVARLTRRRGPDGEDAHWLYLSCGKFNGLYEMDQLTHHMVFPGQPDAGETVPAIVAGPTCDSDDAYGAGLHPVRIPRSLASGDPVWILSAGAYATSYTTGGFNGFGPLPCVCVRAPDSPNHERL, from the coding sequence ATGAGCGCCCCCGAGTGGCGCGGGGAACCGCGCGCTCAACCCCGTCGAACCCGCACCCGCCCGACAGCACTTCCCGGCACCCTCACAGGCGAACTCGCCGCCGCCACCACCGACCGCATCATCTACGACCTCACCGGCATAGAACACCAGTACGACTCCCTGCGCACCGAACTCCCCGGCACCGACATCCGCTTCGCGCTCAAGGCGTGCCCCGTCGACGACGTCCTCCACTGCCTGGCGGCCCGCGGCGCCGGCTTCGACGCCGCGAGCCCCGCCGAGATAGCGCAGGCCCTCCGCACCGGCGCCGACCCGAGCCGTATCCACTACGGCAACACCATCAAGTCCGACCGGGACATCGCCGAGGCCCACCGCCATGGCATCCGCACCTTCGCCACCGACAGCGTCGAGGACGTCACCGCGATCGCCCGACACGCTTCCGGCGCACGGGTGTTCTGCCGACTCGCCACCAGTGGCGAGGGCGCCCTGTGGGGCCTGAACCGCAAGTTCGGCTGCGCCCCCGAGGACGCCGTGCACATCCTGGAAACGGCACGTTCGGCCGGCCTCACCCCCGCCGGTCTGTCCGTGCACGTCGGCTCCCAGCAGATGACCGCCGAGGGCTGGCAGGCCGCCTTCGACCTGCTCGCCGAGACCCTGACGGCGCTGGCCGGACGGGGGATCGTACCGGACCACATCAACCTCGGCGGCGGACTGCCCGCGCTCGGCTACCGGGACCTCCACGGCGACCCCCTCGACCCGCCCCTCGACAAGATCTTCGCCGTGCTCCGCGAGGGAATGGACCGGCTGCGCGCCCTCGCCCCCGTCACCTTCGTCATGGAACCGGGCCGCCATCTGGTCGCCGACCACGGTGCCGTCCGCGCCCATGTCGCCCGCCTCACCCGCCGCCGCGGCCCGGACGGCGAGGACGCGCACTGGCTCTACCTCAGCTGCGGCAAGTTCAACGGCCTCTACGAGATGGACCAGTTGACCCATCACATGGTCTTCCCCGGACAGCCGGACGCGGGGGAGACGGTACCGGCGATCGTGGCCGGCCCGACCTGTGACAGCGACGACGCCTACGGCGCCGGCCTGCACCCCGTCCGCATCCCCCGGTCCCTCGCCTCCGGCGACCCGGTGTGGATTCTCTCCGCCGGCGCCTACGCCACGAGTTACACCACCGGCGGCTTCAACGGCTTCGGCCCGCTGCCCTGCGTCTGCGTCCGCGCGCCCGACTCCCCGAACCACGAACGGCTCTGA
- a CDS encoding ATP-binding protein: MPRELFGRSEEARIIVELLDSATTGTGATALVEGIIGTGKTALLRWAEGSARERGMVMLSATASPAEQRFPLGIVHQLLGTLPETSGLWDRAFARCGAFDGTTDPACPDYPLLAKLCAGLGRAARHTPVLLTVDCVQHTDRQSLMWLGFLARRLENLPVALLATKRCGEPASDQHLLVEFMEGVRPDRHIHLHDLSPSAALDLAAALCGHGQESVGALIAESGGNPYLLTEQIRTVPAVRVTPLHATGDKRSPGHAPADPPERRTRLDAVKERILCLIRRLDPHGVQVARAACVLGAPLDAALLAALCGIPTEGACRCLGRLTESGLLHPDDLRFRHPLLAELLYQDIPCAERAELHRIAAHCLRLRDAPAQAVTTHLLRSHRLDEPWMTRLLLDSAHDMAGADPAGARRLIEKAVLHGLPPELAARAEDLRVQVLTRLDLPAAAGALTARAAVCAGPAERCRQALELAQILLRLDELPRARSVLEEAQREVGTRDPVAAARLRRGLVHVRLLDGSYRPGEGARAGWSGCCCCVPPAATRRPRYGG; this comes from the coding sequence GTGCCCCGGGAACTGTTCGGCAGGAGCGAAGAAGCAAGGATCATCGTCGAGTTGCTCGACTCCGCCACCACCGGCACGGGAGCGACCGCGCTGGTGGAAGGCATCATCGGGACCGGTAAGACGGCACTCCTGCGCTGGGCCGAGGGGAGCGCCCGCGAGCGGGGCATGGTGATGCTGTCGGCCACCGCGTCCCCGGCCGAGCAGCGGTTCCCGCTGGGAATCGTGCACCAGCTTCTCGGGACGCTGCCCGAGACGTCGGGCCTGTGGGACCGGGCCTTCGCGCGGTGCGGCGCCTTTGACGGCACCACGGACCCGGCCTGTCCCGACTATCCGCTGCTCGCAAAGCTGTGCGCGGGTCTGGGCCGGGCCGCCCGCCACACCCCGGTCCTGCTGACGGTCGACTGCGTCCAGCACACCGACCGTCAGTCCCTGATGTGGCTGGGGTTCCTGGCCCGCCGCCTGGAGAACCTGCCGGTGGCGCTGCTCGCCACGAAGCGCTGCGGGGAACCGGCGTCCGACCAGCATCTGCTGGTCGAGTTCATGGAGGGCGTCCGCCCCGACCGCCATATCCACCTGCACGACCTGAGCCCGAGCGCCGCCCTCGATCTCGCCGCCGCGCTCTGCGGCCACGGCCAGGAGTCCGTGGGCGCGCTCATCGCGGAGAGCGGCGGCAATCCGTACCTGCTGACCGAACAGATACGCACCGTTCCCGCGGTCCGGGTCACCCCGCTGCACGCCACCGGGGACAAGCGTTCCCCGGGCCACGCGCCGGCCGACCCGCCGGAGCGGCGGACCCGCCTGGACGCGGTCAAGGAGCGCATCCTGTGCCTGATCCGGCGGCTCGATCCGCATGGCGTGCAGGTCGCCCGCGCGGCCTGCGTCCTGGGCGCCCCGCTGGACGCGGCCCTGCTCGCCGCCCTGTGCGGCATCCCCACGGAGGGTGCCTGCCGCTGTCTGGGCAGGCTCACCGAGTCGGGTCTGCTGCACCCCGACGACCTGAGATTCCGCCATCCCCTGCTGGCCGAGCTGCTCTACCAGGACATCCCGTGCGCCGAACGTGCCGAGCTGCACCGGATCGCCGCGCACTGCCTGCGGCTGCGCGACGCCCCGGCCCAGGCGGTCACCACCCATCTGCTGCGCTCGCACCGGCTGGACGAGCCCTGGATGACCCGGCTGCTCCTGGACAGCGCCCACGACATGGCCGGAGCCGATCCGGCGGGCGCCCGCCGGCTGATCGAGAAGGCGGTGCTGCACGGCCTTCCGCCGGAACTGGCCGCGCGCGCCGAGGACTTGCGCGTGCAGGTGCTCACCCGGCTCGACCTGCCCGCGGCCGCGGGCGCGCTGACCGCGCGCGCCGCCGTCTGCGCCGGTCCCGCCGAGCGATGTCGACAGGCCCTGGAACTGGCCCAGATACTGCTGCGTCTCGATGAACTACCGCGGGCCCGCTCCGTTTTGGAGGAGGCTCAGCGGGAGGTCGGGACCCGGGACCCCGTGGCGGCCGCGCGGCTGCGCCGGGGTCTCGTCCATGTCCGGCTGCTCGACGGGAGCTACCGGCCCGGGGAGGGGGCGAGGGCCGGCTGGAGCGGGTGCTGCTGCTGCGTGCCGCCCGCGGCGACTCGGCGCCCGCGGTACGGCGGATAG
- a CDS encoding GNAT family N-acetyltransferase has translation MNDHIRIREIAAPDWPALAALEHETYAHLSLAEGEHLLRSRAAASPATCFALTVDGRLAGYTLTLPYPRPHCPDPTRPEHTRHDTTNLHLHDLVVSAPLRRRGLGSRLVRHVSETARDRGFETVSLIAVAGKETFWRANGYASHPDTPVPSAYGADALYMSARLPREALRTS, from the coding sequence ATGAACGACCACATACGCATCCGGGAGATAGCGGCCCCCGACTGGCCCGCGCTGGCCGCCCTCGAACACGAGACGTACGCGCACCTCTCCCTCGCCGAGGGCGAGCACCTGCTGCGCTCCCGCGCCGCCGCCTCACCCGCGACCTGCTTCGCCCTCACCGTGGACGGCCGACTGGCGGGCTACACCCTCACCCTGCCCTACCCCCGCCCCCACTGCCCCGACCCGACCCGCCCCGAGCACACCCGCCACGACACCACCAACCTCCATCTGCACGACCTCGTCGTGAGTGCCCCGCTGCGCCGCAGGGGACTGGGCAGCCGCCTGGTCCGCCACGTCAGCGAGACGGCACGGGACCGCGGCTTCGAGACGGTCTCCCTGATCGCGGTGGCCGGCAAGGAGACCTTCTGGCGGGCGAACGGCTACGCGTCCCACCCCGACACCCCCGTCCCGTCGGCCTACGGCGCCGACGCCCTCTACATGTCGGCCCGTCTGCCCCGCGAAGCGCTGAGGACGTCGTGA
- a CDS encoding phytanoyl-CoA dioxygenase family protein, with amino-acid sequence MQTPAPYLHRAASGRPYFSADGETYLAPTPLRDIEKSRPLRVLSEADLAFWQTYGYVVVREAITPGEAKQLLDFTWEFQGLDPDRPDSWYEQPEFRSELDQHLFIYGFVEAYHHQLLWDSRQNQRVYDAFVDVWDCEELWVTLDRLNLNPPNTGSRSRSLIEPTAEGFDIDLHWDVDTTLAVLPQRVQGIIALNDTRPELGGFQCAPELFHRFEEWRLAQPPGRDPIRPNADRTEFPVIRPDLQAGDLLIFNGLLAHGVAPNRSERGVRAVQYLSMMPALEEHTTLRDARVHSWRTLATPDWNATLLGDARRPEAARYETAELNPLGRKLLGLDSWTGGGDAE; translated from the coding sequence ATGCAGACACCCGCCCCCTACCTCCACCGCGCGGCATCCGGCCGCCCCTACTTCAGCGCCGACGGCGAGACCTACCTCGCCCCGACCCCGTTGCGCGACATCGAGAAGTCCCGCCCGCTGCGGGTGCTTTCGGAAGCGGACCTCGCGTTCTGGCAGACGTACGGCTATGTCGTCGTCCGTGAGGCCATCACCCCCGGCGAGGCCAAGCAACTCCTCGACTTCACCTGGGAGTTCCAGGGCCTGGACCCGGACCGCCCGGATTCCTGGTACGAGCAGCCCGAGTTCCGCTCCGAACTCGACCAGCACCTGTTCATCTACGGCTTCGTGGAGGCGTACCACCACCAGCTCCTGTGGGACAGCCGGCAGAACCAGCGGGTCTACGACGCCTTCGTGGACGTCTGGGACTGCGAGGAGCTGTGGGTCACCCTCGACCGCCTCAACCTCAACCCGCCGAACACCGGCTCCCGTTCGCGCTCGCTGATCGAGCCCACCGCCGAGGGCTTCGACATCGACCTGCACTGGGACGTGGACACCACCCTCGCCGTGCTGCCCCAGCGCGTGCAGGGCATCATCGCGCTGAACGACACCCGGCCCGAGCTCGGCGGCTTCCAGTGCGCCCCCGAACTCTTCCACCGCTTCGAGGAGTGGCGCCTCGCCCAGCCGCCCGGCCGCGACCCGATCCGCCCGAACGCCGACCGCACCGAGTTCCCCGTGATCCGCCCCGACCTCCAGGCCGGTGACCTGCTCATCTTCAACGGGCTGCTGGCGCACGGCGTCGCCCCCAACCGGTCGGAGCGCGGGGTGCGGGCCGTCCAGTACCTGTCGATGATGCCCGCCCTGGAGGAGCACACCACCCTGCGCGACGCGCGCGTGCACTCCTGGCGCACCCTGGCCACCCCCGACTGGAACGCCACCCTCCTCGGCGACGCCCGCCGCCCCGAGGCGGCGCGTTATGAGACGGCCGAACTCAACCCCCTGGGCCGCAAGTTGCTCGGCCTCGACTCCTGGACCGGTGGAGGCGACGCCGAGTGA
- a CDS encoding carbohydrate ABC transporter permease, protein MKRSLFGRIWPNATAAVLFVGFVFPVYWMFATAFKPTGDIITENPVWFPTHFTFGHFTKAVHADHFWTLVANSVTVTLCSVLLSLVIALFAAFALARMRFKGRRGFIITFMLAQMAPWEVMIIAIYMIVRDGDMLNSLVPLTVFYAMMVLPLTVLTLRGYIAAVPKELEESAMVDGCTRFQAFRKVIFPLLAPGLMATSLFGFITAWNEFPLVLILNKDIEKQTLPLWLSQFQTAFGDDWGATMAASTLFALPILILFIFLQRKAVSGLTDGAVKG, encoded by the coding sequence GTGAAGCGCTCGCTCTTCGGCCGTATCTGGCCCAACGCGACCGCCGCCGTCCTCTTCGTCGGCTTCGTGTTCCCCGTCTACTGGATGTTCGCCACGGCCTTCAAGCCGACCGGCGACATCATCACCGAGAACCCGGTCTGGTTCCCGACGCACTTCACCTTCGGCCACTTCACCAAGGCCGTGCACGCCGACCACTTCTGGACCCTGGTCGCCAACTCCGTGACCGTGACGCTCTGTTCGGTCCTGCTGTCGCTCGTCATCGCCCTGTTCGCCGCCTTCGCGCTCGCCCGGATGCGGTTCAAGGGACGGCGCGGGTTCATCATCACCTTCATGCTGGCGCAGATGGCCCCCTGGGAGGTCATGATCATCGCCATCTACATGATCGTGCGCGACGGCGACATGCTGAACAGCCTGGTCCCGCTCACCGTCTTCTACGCGATGATGGTGCTGCCCCTCACCGTCCTGACGCTGCGCGGCTACATCGCCGCCGTGCCGAAGGAGCTGGAGGAGTCGGCGATGGTCGACGGCTGCACCCGCTTCCAGGCGTTCCGCAAGGTGATCTTCCCGCTGCTCGCGCCCGGCCTCATGGCCACCTCGCTGTTCGGGTTCATCACCGCCTGGAACGAGTTCCCGCTGGTCCTGATCCTCAACAAGGACATCGAGAAGCAGACCCTGCCGCTGTGGCTGTCGCAGTTCCAGACCGCCTTCGGCGACGACTGGGGCGCCACCATGGCCGCGTCGACCCTGTTCGCGCTGCCCATCCTGATCCTCTTCATCTTCCTGCAACGCAAGGCTGTCAGCGGTCTGACCGACGGCGCCGTGAAGGGATGA